A DNA window from Drosophila biarmipes strain raj3 chromosome 2R, RU_DBia_V1.1, whole genome shotgun sequence contains the following coding sequences:
- the LOC108022438 gene encoding sorbin and SH3 domain-containing protein 1 isoform X25 has product MSASTPPRQTRPSYKSNGYVSEPEPNYDSDYSTVRYRTQNPHRVQSVSSAVNVRNLNQDEKLYGTMPNPIKSAQNSYKNQPGRIENYTTGHSSVSEKEKKENLEQSKLSPLYTEGNLSRALAKESGYTSDSNLVFRKKEVPVSSPLSPVEQKQAYKSLQAGGEPPLLGFRKPAPEKPRDLDPNAPPIPPQPPVKGHSIYDFTYNTDTVDGSDVNIHFKTPIRHEQRQNVPEEELAIRQAEHMQKLYHEERRRKYLQELQDMNSRRHTDNFTPSQKSPIALNRYDDFPTDVTLKSLVGPKTVARALFNFQGQSSKELSFRKGDTIYIRRQIDANWYEGEHNAMIGLLPASYVEIVSRDGARTPSKRPSEGQARAKYNFQAQSGIELSLNKGELVTLTRRVDGNWFEGKIANRKGIFPCSYVEVLTDIGAEDIAARTTTVITSQSTTNLRPNLDVLRTNINNEFNTLTQNGAQPPNGILKETRTLHKTDALHVDTSSEPLAYRALYKYRPQNSDELELLEGDVVHVLEKCDDGWFVGTSQRTGCFGTFPGNYVERA; this is encoded by the exons ATGTCCGCCAGTACACCACCAAGACAAA CCCGTCCGTCGTACAAGAGCAACGGCTACGTCTCAGAGCCCGAACCCAACTACGACTCCGACTACTCCACGGTGAGGTACCGCACCCAGAATCCGCACCGCGTGCAGTCCGTCTCCTCGGCTGTCAATGTGCGCAACCTCAACCAGGACGAAAA GTTGTATGGTACTATGCCAAATCCCATAAAGTCCGCGCAGAACTCGTATAAAAATCAGCCAGGTCGCATCGAGAACTATACGACAGGTCATTCTTCTGTTTCCGAAAAGGAAAAGAAGGAG AATCTAGAACAATCGAAACTATCGCCCTTGTATACTGAAGGTAACTTGTCCAG AGCTTTGGCCAAGGAATCTGGATACACTAGCGATTCGAACCTGGTCTTCCGCAAGAAGGAGGTACCCGTGAGCAGTCCCCTCAGTCCCGTGGAACAAAAGCAGGCCTACAAGAGTCTCCAGGCAGGCGGAGAACCCCCACTGCTCGGCTTCCGCAAGCCAGCGCCCGAGAAGCCCCGTG ATCTCGACCCGAACGCGCCCCCCATTCCCCCCCAGCCGCCGGTCAAGGGTCACTCCATCTACGATTTCACGTACAACACCGACACCGTCGACGGATCAG ACGTGAACATCCACTTCAAGACCCCCATCAGGCATGAGCAGCGCCAGAACGTGCCGGAGGAGGAACTAGCCATTCGCCAAGCGGAGCACATGCAGAAGCTCTACCACGAGGAGCGCCGTCGCAAGTATCTACAGGAGCTGCAGGACATGAACTCGCGCCGCCACACGGACAACTTCACGCCGTCGCAGAAGTCGCCCATCGCCCTCAATCGCTACGATGACTTCCCCACGGACGTGACCCTCAAGTCGCTGGTGGGTCCCAAGACGGTGGCCCGGGCTCTCTTCAACTTCCAGGGACAGAGCTCCAA GGAACTCTCTTTCCGCAAGGGCGACACCATCTACATCAGGCGGCAGATCGACGCCAACTGGTACGAGGGCGAGCACAATGCTATGATTGGACTGCTCCCAGCCAGTTACGTTGAG ATTGTCAGTCGAGATGGCGCCCGTACCCCATCCAAGCGGCCATCGGAGGGCCAGGCCCGTGCCAAATACAACTTCCAGGCCCAATCGGGCATCGAGCTCTCGCTGAACAAGGGCGAGCTGGTCACCCTGACACGCCGGGTGGATGGAAACTGGTTCGAGGGCAAGATTGCCAACAGGAAGGGCATCTTCCCGTGCTCCTACGTGGAA GTACTCACGGATATTGGTGCTGAGGACATTGCGGCCAGGACAACGACCGTGATCACCAGCCAAAGCACTACAAATCTGCGGCCCAATCTCGATGTGCTGCGCACAAACATCAACAATGAGTTCAACACGCTCACGCAAAATGGAGCCCAGCCACCTAATGGAATCCTCAAGGAGACGCGGACGCTCCACAAGACGGACGCCCTCCACGTGGACACCAGTTCCGAGCCATTGGC ATACCGCGCCCTGTACAAGTACCGGCCCCAGAACTCCGACGAACTGGAACTGCTCGAGGGAGACGTGGTCCATGTGCTGGAGAAGTGCGACGACGGATGGTTCGTGGGCACCTCCCAGCGGACCGGCTGCTTCGGCACATTCCCCGGCAACTACGTGGAACGGGCCTAG
- the LOC108022438 gene encoding sorbin and SH3 domain-containing protein 1 isoform X24, producing MSASTPPRQTRPSYKSNGYVSEPEPNYDSDYSTVRYRTQNPHRVQSVSSAVNVRNLNQDEKLYGTMPNPIKSAQNSYKNQPGRIENYTTGHSSVSEKEKKEWWDEVMDIFNGNLEQSKLSPLYTEGNLSRALAKESGYTSDSNLVFRKKEVPVSSPLSPVEQKQAYKSLQAGGEPPLLGFRKPAPEKPRDLDPNAPPIPPQPPVKGHSIYDFTYNTDTVDGSDVNIHFKTPIRHEQRQNVPEEELAIRQAEHMQKLYHEERRRKYLQELQDMNSRRHTDNFTPSQKSPIALNRYDDFPTDVTLKSLVGPKTVARALFNFQGQSSKELSFRKGDTIYIRRQIDANWYEGEHNAMIGLLPASYVEIVSRDGARTPSKRPSEGQARAKYNFQAQSGIELSLNKGELVTLTRRVDGNWFEGKIANRKGIFPCSYVEVLTDIGAEDIAARTTTVITSQSTTNLRPNLDVLRTNINNEFNTLTQNGAQPPNGILKETRTLHKTDALHVDTSSEPLAYRALYKYRPQNSDELELLEGDVVHVLEKCDDGWFVGTSQRTGCFGTFPGNYVERA from the exons ATGTCCGCCAGTACACCACCAAGACAAA CCCGTCCGTCGTACAAGAGCAACGGCTACGTCTCAGAGCCCGAACCCAACTACGACTCCGACTACTCCACGGTGAGGTACCGCACCCAGAATCCGCACCGCGTGCAGTCCGTCTCCTCGGCTGTCAATGTGCGCAACCTCAACCAGGACGAAAA GTTGTATGGTACTATGCCAAATCCCATAAAGTCCGCGCAGAACTCGTATAAAAATCAGCCAGGTCGCATCGAGAACTATACGACAGGTCATTCTTCTGTTTCCGAAAAGGAAAAGAAGGAG TGGTGGGACGAAGTGATGGACATCTTTAACGGG AATCTAGAACAATCGAAACTATCGCCCTTGTATACTGAAGGTAACTTGTCCAG AGCTTTGGCCAAGGAATCTGGATACACTAGCGATTCGAACCTGGTCTTCCGCAAGAAGGAGGTACCCGTGAGCAGTCCCCTCAGTCCCGTGGAACAAAAGCAGGCCTACAAGAGTCTCCAGGCAGGCGGAGAACCCCCACTGCTCGGCTTCCGCAAGCCAGCGCCCGAGAAGCCCCGTG ATCTCGACCCGAACGCGCCCCCCATTCCCCCCCAGCCGCCGGTCAAGGGTCACTCCATCTACGATTTCACGTACAACACCGACACCGTCGACGGATCAG ACGTGAACATCCACTTCAAGACCCCCATCAGGCATGAGCAGCGCCAGAACGTGCCGGAGGAGGAACTAGCCATTCGCCAAGCGGAGCACATGCAGAAGCTCTACCACGAGGAGCGCCGTCGCAAGTATCTACAGGAGCTGCAGGACATGAACTCGCGCCGCCACACGGACAACTTCACGCCGTCGCAGAAGTCGCCCATCGCCCTCAATCGCTACGATGACTTCCCCACGGACGTGACCCTCAAGTCGCTGGTGGGTCCCAAGACGGTGGCCCGGGCTCTCTTCAACTTCCAGGGACAGAGCTCCAA GGAACTCTCTTTCCGCAAGGGCGACACCATCTACATCAGGCGGCAGATCGACGCCAACTGGTACGAGGGCGAGCACAATGCTATGATTGGACTGCTCCCAGCCAGTTACGTTGAG ATTGTCAGTCGAGATGGCGCCCGTACCCCATCCAAGCGGCCATCGGAGGGCCAGGCCCGTGCCAAATACAACTTCCAGGCCCAATCGGGCATCGAGCTCTCGCTGAACAAGGGCGAGCTGGTCACCCTGACACGCCGGGTGGATGGAAACTGGTTCGAGGGCAAGATTGCCAACAGGAAGGGCATCTTCCCGTGCTCCTACGTGGAA GTACTCACGGATATTGGTGCTGAGGACATTGCGGCCAGGACAACGACCGTGATCACCAGCCAAAGCACTACAAATCTGCGGCCCAATCTCGATGTGCTGCGCACAAACATCAACAATGAGTTCAACACGCTCACGCAAAATGGAGCCCAGCCACCTAATGGAATCCTCAAGGAGACGCGGACGCTCCACAAGACGGACGCCCTCCACGTGGACACCAGTTCCGAGCCATTGGC ATACCGCGCCCTGTACAAGTACCGGCCCCAGAACTCCGACGAACTGGAACTGCTCGAGGGAGACGTGGTCCATGTGCTGGAGAAGTGCGACGACGGATGGTTCGTGGGCACCTCCCAGCGGACCGGCTGCTTCGGCACATTCCCCGGCAACTACGTGGAACGGGCCTAG
- the LOC108022438 gene encoding sorbin and SH3 domain-containing protein 1 isoform X26: MQKLYHEERRRKYLQELQDMNSRRHTDNFTPSQKSPIALNRYDDFPTDVTLKSLVGPKTVARALFNFQGQSSKELSFRKGDTIYIRRQIDANWYEGEHNAMIGLLPASYVEIVSRDGARTPSKRPSEGQARAKYNFQAQSGIELSLNKGELVTLTRRVDGNWFEGKIANRKGIFPCSYVEVLTDIGAEDIAARTTTVITSQSTTNLRPNLDVLRTNINNEFNTLTQNGAQPPNGILKETRTLHKTDALHVDTSSEPLAYRALYKYRPQNSDELELLEGDVVHVLEKCDDGWFVGTSQRTGCFGTFPGNYVERA, from the exons ATGCAGAAGCTCTACCACGAGGAGCGCCGTCGCAAGTATCTACAGGAGCTGCAGGACATGAACTCGCGCCGCCACACGGACAACTTCACGCCGTCGCAGAAGTCGCCCATCGCCCTCAATCGCTACGATGACTTCCCCACGGACGTGACCCTCAAGTCGCTGGTGGGTCCCAAGACGGTGGCCCGGGCTCTCTTCAACTTCCAGGGACAGAGCTCCAA GGAACTCTCTTTCCGCAAGGGCGACACCATCTACATCAGGCGGCAGATCGACGCCAACTGGTACGAGGGCGAGCACAATGCTATGATTGGACTGCTCCCAGCCAGTTACGTTGAG ATTGTCAGTCGAGATGGCGCCCGTACCCCATCCAAGCGGCCATCGGAGGGCCAGGCCCGTGCCAAATACAACTTCCAGGCCCAATCGGGCATCGAGCTCTCGCTGAACAAGGGCGAGCTGGTCACCCTGACACGCCGGGTGGATGGAAACTGGTTCGAGGGCAAGATTGCCAACAGGAAGGGCATCTTCCCGTGCTCCTACGTGGAA GTACTCACGGATATTGGTGCTGAGGACATTGCGGCCAGGACAACGACCGTGATCACCAGCCAAAGCACTACAAATCTGCGGCCCAATCTCGATGTGCTGCGCACAAACATCAACAATGAGTTCAACACGCTCACGCAAAATGGAGCCCAGCCACCTAATGGAATCCTCAAGGAGACGCGGACGCTCCACAAGACGGACGCCCTCCACGTGGACACCAGTTCCGAGCCATTGGC ATACCGCGCCCTGTACAAGTACCGGCCCCAGAACTCCGACGAACTGGAACTGCTCGAGGGAGACGTGGTCCATGTGCTGGAGAAGTGCGACGACGGATGGTTCGTGGGCACCTCCCAGCGGACCGGCTGCTTCGGCACATTCCCCGGCAACTACGTGGAACGGGCCTAG
- the LOC108022438 gene encoding uncharacterized protein LOC108022438 isoform X19 — MGQEHTQGTMFAPKFKARAPPGSGVWTPYGSAGELNQSGATSATPPPPPPPSLPVWTPQPSPVLSGRKEFRPVHFESPTLPRRYTAQQQKTTTTIPPWSHTENGEAPPSLNSVNSSSDYAETDCSAHFAPVAPSASVSDKIRTFERSSSNSELQRPFVRRQLSDGSRPAYRPNEVTRPSYKSNGYVSEPEPNYDSDYSTVRYRTQNPHRVQSVSSAVNVRNLNQDEKLYGTMPNPIKSAQNSYKNQPGRIENYTTGHSSVSEKEKKEWWDEVMDIFNGNLEQSKLSPLYTEGNLSRALAKESGYTSDSNLVFRKKEVPVSSPLSPVEQKQAYKSLQAGGEPPLLGFRKPAPEKPREIVEEFEFIQITPTLTKIRVSTKELEEEEEPLKKPQNPSNPPPPPPPPPPPPPTQTLTGRREKRPVKMFSQLSKTLPSFIPLSKKQQVSQADDPAPRPPHRKSSCTKSTVRVLSSASKSRHEQCFQPPNGSVPGVSTITLRKVATSSCSRREPICRSKSAGAVSTLLQTLTATKETRLTRHRVQQQQQLQSRLRSSSPSRRAGRLLALRHSSRSPVAFGRSISKERSFAEEKKRLENTLPANRTNFEASTNILRDPSLKSPQEVREAVRSYATSRSKSLPRLRHTTVSTTTRQTMCFPQVRPQTLLDCGTRSLRKSSSKSGKGQAKNGSNDSLPRSNSTFSIDSLVRQEFVPIAPPKTYVGKSRGSLSKAVVPLQNSRSEGHVPRKRQTGKTTTKPPPPPPVTVHSYSESVREKTNFWNEYNAKQAMSLPQEYRFLPEDVCDFASQTIQQPCIEDLVWKYEGKEQRPPKPVTVTDIARPQSPQLGQQERRFSPTREVRVPQISREVRSPSRRRIDSLRSKDKEQSLARASSLSSADERRRATPAPSNGLYQCGELAHSATSLTHLERHSPSCRYRNNCERFTELNRFYSTLERVGQLERATSSSSFHPLRKDAELLDFDEWRRVRLHERAEKELHYLVGKLQDDQKQRDLHFRSKDVDSIKWRQDADQALVAKKKSVEDLRENFEQLNLLRQQQQLQAEPVHRHWRRNTVADLASSLEHQTSAEPEMERHLDNDLVSTLSKDQIKKITQQLNEIYSGNRQAPAVEEQYVVTVEKNSRPNGLKVRCNSTISKDQLLGSVQRKKDGQQSNQTLPRATRSQSPVVVARETRGAIAAKNAELTLSKPPDVPPRPKPTTTQEVKSKPPPKAELKVEPREPAEDISQKIQYFEDRQFDEPPKTIYHAREDSSPDEAEVMRLINQNMQERQRARQLHQHQELSNSLTDLSGVFGERPAARVNFHLHSPPDRPPDDTELINFGNGSPDPADGSLELYSDSYYRSRSLSPQSQVSACSSSYLQRVYTGEVRKMRQHFESIQQSGEPSREPSNERRDFFGLSSLRRARSDPEMNAGSKDAPDTASEAVSKEEVPRLTHKFEARAATPSPERGRRRLRSAQDRLMPHIDIISKTAALKKELSPPVRSSPTRSVSSNSHCFDRLRMRYESPEPQTQSYLSTSHPDMRDVHDISPHLSADWVAHRHPEPSKPKELPRKPQRALRASSTSPPRPARSQSHQTSSQLTSCIKDIFANQKFDPNKHRPKARYVPDGAENGNQKPKDNGTLERLKKTAMVTFKESPNRYYATDVNIHFKTPIRHEQRQNVPEEELAIRQAEHMQKLYHEERRRKYLQELQDMNSRRHTDNFTPSQKSPIALNRYDDFPTDVTLKSLVGPKTVARALFNFQGQSSKELSFRKGDTIYIRRQIDANWYEGEHNAMIGLLPASYVEIVSRDGARTPSKRPSEGQARAKYNFQAQSGIELSLNKGELVTLTRRVDGNWFEGKIANRKGIFPCSYVEVLTDIGAEDIAARTTTVITSQSTTNLRPNLDVLRTNINNEFNTLTQNGAQPPNGILKETRTLHKTDALHVDTSSEPLAYRALYKYRPQNSDELELLEGDVVHVLEKCDDGWFVGTSQRTGCFGTFPGNYVERA; from the exons CCCGTCCGTCGTACAAGAGCAACGGCTACGTCTCAGAGCCCGAACCCAACTACGACTCCGACTACTCCACGGTGAGGTACCGCACCCAGAATCCGCACCGCGTGCAGTCCGTCTCCTCGGCTGTCAATGTGCGCAACCTCAACCAGGACGAAAA GTTGTATGGTACTATGCCAAATCCCATAAAGTCCGCGCAGAACTCGTATAAAAATCAGCCAGGTCGCATCGAGAACTATACGACAGGTCATTCTTCTGTTTCCGAAAAGGAAAAGAAGGAG TGGTGGGACGAAGTGATGGACATCTTTAACGGG AATCTAGAACAATCGAAACTATCGCCCTTGTATACTGAAGGTAACTTGTCCAG AGCTTTGGCCAAGGAATCTGGATACACTAGCGATTCGAACCTGGTCTTCCGCAAGAAGGAGGTACCCGTGAGCAGTCCCCTCAGTCCCGTGGAACAAAAGCAGGCCTACAAGAGTCTCCAGGCAGGCGGAGAACCCCCACTGCTCGGCTTCCGCAAGCCAGCGCCCGAGAAGCCCCGTG AAATTGTGGAGGAGTTCGAATTCATACAGATCACTCCCACGCTCACAAAGATTCGTGTGAGCACCAAGGAGctggaagaggaggaggagccctTGAAGAAGCCACAAAATCCGTCGAACccaccgccaccaccaccacctcctccaccaccaccgccaacTCAAACTTTGACCGGGAGAAGAGAGAAGAGGCCGGTGAAGATGTTCTCGCAGCTGTCGAAGACGCTGCCCTCGTTCATTCCGCTGAGCAAGAAGCAGCAAGTCTCCCAAGCGGATGACCCAGCTCCAAGGCCGCCCCACCGGAAGTCCAGCTGCACGAAGAGCACCGTGCGGGTCCTGAGCTCCGCCTCGAAGTCTCGGCATGAACAATGTTTCCAGCCGCCGAACGGAAGTGTTCCTGGGGTGTCCACCATCACCCTGCGGAAGGTGGCCACCTCGAGCTGCTCCCGTCGGGAGCCCATCTGTCGATCCAAGTCGGCGGGAGCGGTGTCCACGCTTTTGCAAACCCTTACGGCTACCAAGGAGACCCGACTCACCCGTCACCgcgtccagcagcagcagcagctccagtcCCGCTTGAGGTCCTCCAGTCCCAGTAGACGGGCGGGACGTCTCCTGGCCCTGCGTCACTCCAGCCGCAGTCCCGTGGCCTTTGGCAGGAGCATCTCCAAGGAGCGCAGCTTCGCCGAGGAGAAGAAGCGGCTGGAGAACACACTACCAGCTAATCGCACCAACTTTGAGGCCAGCACCAATATACTGAGGGATCCCTCCCTGAAATCCCCGCAAGAGGTAAGGGAGGCAGTGCGTTCGTATGCCACTTCGCGGAGCAAGTCCTTGCCCAGACTTCGTCACACGACAGTGAGCACTACCACAAGGCAGACCATGTGCTTCCCCCAGGTGAGACCACAGACGCTTTTGGATTGTGGTACTAGGTCGCTGAGGAAGTCCTCCTCGAAGTCTGGAAAGGGTCAGGCTAAGAATGGATCTAATGACAGCTTGCCCAGGAGCAACTCCACCTTCTCCATTGATTCGCTGGTGCGTCAGGAGTTTGTGCCCATTGCACCGCCCAAGACATATGTGGGCAAGTCCCGTGGGTCCCTATCGAAGGCAGTGGTTCCCCTTCAGAACAGCCGTAGCGAAGGTCATGTTCCCAGGAAGCGCCAGACTGGAAAGACCACCACCAAGCCACCTCCACCACCTCCAGTGACCGTGCACTCCTACAGCGAGTCGGTGCGGGAAAAAACCAACTTTTGGAACGAGTACAATGCCAAGCAGGCCATGTCCTTGCCGCAGGAATATCGCTTCCTACCGGAGGATGTGTGCGATTTTGCGAGTCAAACAATACAGCAGCCGTGCATCGAGGACCTGGTGTGGAAGTACGAGGGCAAGGAGCAGCGTCCTCCTAAACCGGTGACCGTGACGGACATAGCTCGTCCCCAATCGCCACAGTTGGGCCAACAGGAGCGCCGCTTCTCGCCCACCAGGGAAGTCAGGGTGCCCCAGATCAGCAGGGAGGTGCGATCCCCCTCTCGCCGACGCATCGATAGTCTGCGTTCCAAGGACAAGGAGCAATCCCTGGCCAGGGCCAGTAGCCTGAGTAGCGCTGATGAGCGGAGGAGGGCCACTCCTGCTCCCTCGAATGGACTCTACCAATGTGGGGAGCTGGCCCACAGTGCCACCTCCTTGACCCACCTGGAGCGGCACAGTCCCAGCTGTCGGTATCGCAACAACTGCGAGCGTTTCACCGAGCTGAACCGCTTCTACAGCACATTGGAACGGGTGGGTCAGCTGGAGCGGGCCACCTCCTCCAGCAGTTTCCATCCCCTGAGGAAGGATGCCGAGCTCCTGGACTTTGATGAGTGGCGACGCGTGCGGCTCCATGAAAGAGCTGAGAAGGAGCTCCACTACTTAGTAGGCAAGCTGCAAGATGATCAGAAACAGAGGGATCTGCACTTCCGTTCTAAGGATGTAGACTCTATTAAGTGGCGTCAGGATGCGGACCAGGCATTGGTTGCCAAAAAAAAGTCTGTGGAGGATCTGCGCGAAAACTTCGAGCAGCTTAATCTCctcaggcagcagcagcaactgcaggcGGAGCCAGTGCATCGCCACTGGAGGCGAAACACGGTGGCCGATTTGGCCAGCAGTCTGGAGCACCAGACCTCCGCCGAACCCGAGATGGAGCGGCACCTAGACAACGATCTGGTGAGCACTCTGTCCAAGGATCAGATCAAGAAAATCACCCAACAGTTGAATGAGATCTATTCGGGAAATCGCCAGGCTCCCGCCGTCGAGGAGCAGTATGTGGTCACCGTGGAGAAGAATTCCCGGCCAAATGGCCTGAAGGTGCGCTGTAACTCCACCATCTCCAAGGACCAGCTACTCGGGTCGGTTCAGCGCAAGAAGGACGGACAGCAGTCCAATCAGACCCTGCCTCGTGCCACTCGCAGCCAATCCCCTGTTGTGGTGGCCAGGGAAACCCGTGGAGCCATTGCAGCCAAAAATGCAGAGTTGACCCTGTCCAAGCCACCAGATGTGCCACCCAGACCCAAGCCCACGACAACTCAGGAGGTCAAGAGCAAGCCACCACCCAAGGCGGAACTCAAGGTGGAACCTCGTGAGCCAGCCGAGGACATCAGCCAGAAGATCCAGTACTTCGAGGACCGCCAGTTCGACGAGCCACCCAAGACCATTTACCACGCTCGCGAGGATTCCTCGCCGGATGAGGCGGAGGTGATGCGGCTCATCAATCAGAATATGCAGGAACGACAGCGGGCCAGGCAACTGCACCAGCACCAGGAGCTGAGTAACTCCCTCACAGATTTGAGTGGGGTCTTTGGAGAACGTCCTGCGGCGCGGGTAAATTTTCACTTGCACAGCCCGCCCGACCGTCCGCCCGACGATACCGAGCTTATCAACTTTGGGAACGGGTCACCGGATCCCGCAGACGGCAGTCTTGAGCTGTACTCCGACTCCTACTACCGATCGCGCAGTCTGTCGCCCCAATCGCAGGTCTCCGCCTGCTCCAGCTCCTATCTGCAGAGGGTCTACACCGGGGAGGTGCGGAAGATGCGCCAGCACTTCGAGAGCATCCAACAGTCGGGGGAACCATCCCGAGAGCCATCCAACGAGCGGCGTGATTTTTTTGGGCTTAGCTCGCTGCGGAGGGCGCGCAGCGATCCCGAGATGAATGCGGGATCCAAAGACGCCCCGGACACCGCTTCGGAGGCGGTGTCGAAGGAGGAAGTGCCTCGACTGACCCACAAGTTCGAGGCCAGGGCAGCCACGCCCTCGCCGGAGCGGGGAAGAAGGCGGCTGAGGAGCGCCCAGGACAGACTGATGCCCCACATCGATATCATCAGCAAGACGGCGGCCCTGAAGAAGGAGTTATCTCCACCCGTTCGATCGAGTCCCACGAGGAGTGTGAGCAGCAACAGTCACTGCTTCGATCGCCTGAGGATGCGCTACGAATCGCCGGAACCACAGACCCAGAGCTATCTGTCCACCTCGCATCCGGATATGCGGGATGTCCACGATATATCGCCGCACTTGAGTGCCGACTGGGTGGCCCACAGGCATCCGGAGCCCTCGAAGCCCAAGGAGCTGCCGCGGAAGCCACAAAGAGCTCTGCGGGCCAGCTCCACGTCGCCACCTCGACCGGCCAGGTCGCAGAGCCACCAGACGAGCTCCCAGCTAACCAGCTGCATCAAGGACATATTCGCCAACCAGAAGTTCGATCCGAATAAGCATCGCCCCAAGGCTCGATATGTGCCCGATGGAGCGGAGAATGGGAATCAAAAACCCAAGGATAATGGAACTTTGGAGCGCCTCAAGAAGACAGCCATGGTGACTTTCAAAG AGTCTCCCAATCGTTACTATGCCACAGACGTGAACATCCACTTCAAGACCCCCATCAGGCATGAGCAGCGCCAGAACGTGCCGGAGGAGGAACTAGCCATTCGCCAAGCGGAGCACATGCAGAAGCTCTACCACGAGGAGCGCCGTCGCAAGTATCTACAGGAGCTGCAGGACATGAACTCGCGCCGCCACACGGACAACTTCACGCCGTCGCAGAAGTCGCCCATCGCCCTCAATCGCTACGATGACTTCCCCACGGACGTGACCCTCAAGTCGCTGGTGGGTCCCAAGACGGTGGCCCGGGCTCTCTTCAACTTCCAGGGACAGAGCTCCAA GGAACTCTCTTTCCGCAAGGGCGACACCATCTACATCAGGCGGCAGATCGACGCCAACTGGTACGAGGGCGAGCACAATGCTATGATTGGACTGCTCCCAGCCAGTTACGTTGAG ATTGTCAGTCGAGATGGCGCCCGTACCCCATCCAAGCGGCCATCGGAGGGCCAGGCCCGTGCCAAATACAACTTCCAGGCCCAATCGGGCATCGAGCTCTCGCTGAACAAGGGCGAGCTGGTCACCCTGACACGCCGGGTGGATGGAAACTGGTTCGAGGGCAAGATTGCCAACAGGAAGGGCATCTTCCCGTGCTCCTACGTGGAA GTACTCACGGATATTGGTGCTGAGGACATTGCGGCCAGGACAACGACCGTGATCACCAGCCAAAGCACTACAAATCTGCGGCCCAATCTCGATGTGCTGCGCACAAACATCAACAATGAGTTCAACACGCTCACGCAAAATGGAGCCCAGCCACCTAATGGAATCCTCAAGGAGACGCGGACGCTCCACAAGACGGACGCCCTCCACGTGGACACCAGTTCCGAGCCATTGGC ATACCGCGCCCTGTACAAGTACCGGCCCCAGAACTCCGACGAACTGGAACTGCTCGAGGGAGACGTGGTCCATGTGCTGGAGAAGTGCGACGACGGATGGTTCGTGGGCACCTCCCAGCGGACCGGCTGCTTCGGCACATTCCCCGGCAACTACGTGGAACGGGCCTAG